From the genome of Streptomyces sp. NBC_01241:
CGTGGTGACCGCGAGGGGCTGAGGTCGACGAGGGGCGAGAGGGAGCTGCGCGACGTCGAGGGGTGCGGGCCGCCCGGGGCCGGGGGAGGGAAAAGCGGCTGGCAAGGAGGGGGGTCGGCGGGGCCCGGACGCCCTCTAAAAGATCATGGAACTTCCGGGAAAAACCCTGGTCAGACCCCCTTTTCGGCTAGGTGATCCGGCCCAACACTGGTAATATTGAGCTTGTTGGAAGGGGATGGCACCCCGGACAACGAGAACCCCTCGAAACCCACCGGAACGGAAGGGCTGGCCACCATGGACCTGCTGACTATCGACCCCCGCGACACCGTCACCTACCGCCCCGTGGAGCACCCGATGCCGCTCGGCCTGGCCCCCTACCGGCCGGGCATCACCGGCGCGGAGGAGCTGGCCGCCACGCTCGTGGCGCGGCTGGGTCTGCGCGGGCACCGGATCGAGAGCCCCCGCTACATCGAGGAGGAGCCCCGTTGCGACCGGGGCCAGATGCTGGATTCGCTGGGCTCCCGGGCGATGCGAGTGGAGTGCCACGTCGACGGCCGCCCCGTGGCGTGGCGGCACGACCGTTTCGCGCGCAACCTTGAGACCGCCTGGACGGTCGAGGTCGACGGACAGGTCCGGCCCGCCGAACTGTCCCCGTACCTCCGGGCGCATGAGCGTCTCGCCGCCCTGGCCTGGATCATGCATCGCGCGATTCAGGGATGGTAAACCCAGAAAAACCCTGGTCAGAAGCCCTTTTCTGCTAGGTGATCCGGCTCAATGCTGGTAATATTGAGCTTGTTGGAAGGGGGTGGCACCCCGACCGACACCACCACTCGAAACCCACCGAGGAGCACCCCATGCGCGCACTCATCGAGACCTTCAAGACCATCCGCGCCCGTCACCGCGCGGCCCGCCGGGCGGGTCTGCGGTCCTACACCGTGGTCCTGGACTGGAGCACCAAGGCGTACGCGCACTACGCGCCCGAGATCGTGACCGTCCGCGCATCCTCCCCGCTGGCCGCCGAGATGGACGCCCTTCTTCAGGCCGCCAAGGCCCACACCATGCACGTGGACGAGTTCCAGGGCCGCGAGGGCCGCGCCCTGCTCCTGGAGGCGGGCAACGTGCTGAAGGTCGTCGCCACCTTCTCCGGCGCGCACAGCGCCGTTCACTCCGACCACTTCTGATCTGCCCCGGCCGGGGCGGCGGTTGGCACCGCCGCCCCGGCCCCCTCGAAACCCGTACGCACAACGAGAGGCACCCAGTGAGCACCATGACCGGCACCGTCACCACCCGCGCCCGCGCCATCGAGACCGGCGCACTGATCGAGGCCGACCCCGGCATTGCCGCCGAGGTCGAGTTCCCCGCCCCGGTGGCCATGACCGAGGCCGTTTACGCGGACTGCATCGCCGTCCCCGACACGTACCGGTGGGACACCGGCATCCGGCTGGACGACGCCGAGCGGGAATGGGACCTGCTCATCACCGCGTCCCGGGCGATCAAGGCCGCCGCAGGGTCCGGCCGCCCGCCACGGCTCGCGTTCTCCCTCTACCGCGTCCCGGTCGACGGCCTCAGCCGCGACCCGCAGCGCGTGACCCTGGTGGCCGAGGCGTCGCCCGGCGACAACGGCGAGCGCGTCATCACGATCATGCGCCCGAGCGAGCACCTGCCGCAGTAAGGCGACCCGGGGCGGCCACCAGGCCGCCCCGGATGCCCCCGGCCGGAAGGGGATGGCACCCCGACCGGCACCCCTCGAAACCCGAACCGAGCACGGAATGGAGCGCCCCACATGGGCTACGAATACAGCGTTGAGGGAACCGTCCAGGTCACCCCGCCGATCCCCTTCCCCGCACTTCTCCCCCTGACGCAGGGGCCCGATCTGCCGATCTTCTGCCTGGCCCCCGGCGTTGACGACCCGGACGCCGCTGGCCCCTGGTCCGACATCGTGGGCGTGTGGGCCCTGATCCCGAAGGACGTGCCGCTCGACCAGGCGCAGCCGGTCACCGTCAGCGCGCTCGCGGTGTCTCACATCTCCAAGAGCGGAGCGATCCACCAGCCGCTCGCCAGGTTCGTCCGGCTCTGCCTGGCGGCCGGTCACGAAGTCGTCAGCGAGCTGAAGTTCCACGGCGAAGGCGGCGAGCGCGGCGAGATCCAGGTGACGCCGAGCGGCGGCATCGAATGGGTCGAGACCTCAGCCCCCGGGCGGGAGCCCGTCCGCTGGTGAAGGCCCCCGCCCGGTCCGGCCGGTACCTCCGGCCGGACCGGGCGGGGTAACCGCCGGACGCGACGGCAGCCCGTCGCCCCCTCCGCCCCCGCGCCGGCCGAGGGGCGAGCTGTCGAGAACGACGGCCGCGCCGTTCCTGCGCGCGCATCGGCGCGTGTTCGCGGCGGGCCCCCGCCGCCGTGGGTGCAGCCCTCGCGGGGACGCCGGCCCCGGCGAGGGGCCACCAAAAACGGCTGGCAAGGAAGAGGGGCGGACCGGCCCGGAGGGGACGCGCGGACCGCCCTCGGTTCCTGGAAAAACCCTGGTCAGGCCCCCCTTTTGCTAGGTGATCCGGTTCAATGCCGGTAATATTGAGCTTGTTGGAAGGGGATGGCACCCCGACCGACACCACCACTCGAATCCCGTACGAACGAAAGGCACGAACGTGACCGTGACGCAGACCGAGCAGACGGAACAGACCCCCGAGAACGAGGCGGCCGAACCGGCAGTCTTCGGCCGCCTGGTGGCGATCGACCCGCTCGACTTCGACCCCGACGGCGGTACGGAGAAGCTGGTCATCGTCGACCCGTACAACCACCGCAAGAAGCGCGAGGAGGGCGACACCACCGAGCCCGACGCGGCTCTGATCGCCAGCGTCGAGGAGGTCGGCGTTCAGCAGGCGATCATTCTGCGCCCGCAGGAGGGCGAGCGGGACGGACAGCTCGGCATCGTGATCGGCCAGCGCCGCACCCTGGCCGCGTTCCGCGTCGCCAGCGCGGCCGCACAGGAGGGCCGCGAGTACCGGAAGATCCCGGCGATCATCCGCGACGACCTGCGCGGCGTCGATGACGAGGCGCTGACCGTCTCGATGGTGGAAAACCTGCACCGCCGCCAGGCGAGCGCGCAGGACGACGTGGACGCCGCCGAGCAGCTCGCCCTTCTGGTCAAGGCCAAGAAGGTACCCAAGGCCCGGAAGCGCAGCCTGGCCGCCGCCATCGGCCGCACCGAGGAGGAGCTGGACGCGGCCCACAAGGTCGCGCAGATGGACGCGGAGACCCTGGAAGACCTCCGGGACGAGGAGATCGAATTCGACTGGGTCGAGCTGGGCGACTACGACGAGGTCAAGGACGTGTCCAATGCTCAGGTCACGCTCATGCGGGCCAAGGCCAAGGACGAGCAGGAGGGCAACGCCAAGCGGGGCGCGTGGAAGACCGCCATGCAGGAGCTGCGCGCCAAGAAGGCCCGGACCGAGCGGATCGAGACCCTGAAGGCCGAACTGGCCGAGAAGAAGGTCAACACCGTCCACTGGGTGTGGAACTGGTCCTACAGCCCCGCCCGGCCGCTGGAGGAGCTGGTCAGCGGCATCGGTATGCCGATGAGCGAGCAGGGGCACAGCGAGACCTGCGAGGGGCACGCCGCCACGATCGACCCCGACGCGGCCGAGGTGGTGTGGCTGTGCGTCGACTGGAAGAAGCACGGCCACCGGATTGCCGGGGCCGCCCAGGGCGACGACAGCGACAGCGAGCCCGACGAGGAGGCGGACGCCAAGGCCGAGGCCGTGCGCGAGGAGCGCCGCCGCGTGAAGGTGAACAACCTCGCGTGGAGGACTGCCCGGGAGGGCCGGGAGGCTCACATCGCGGACATGTGCAAGGACAAGGGCGAGGCCCCGGCCGACGTCAAGGACCTGATCATGCGGACGCTCCTCGTGAGCGATGGGCACTACGTGCACTACGTCGGGAGCCAGGAGCACGGGGCGATGCTGGCGAAGTTCCTGGGGGACGAGCGGCTCACCCGTCAGCCGAAGGACGTGATCACCTCTCTGCTCAAGAAGACCGCGAGCAAGCGGTATTGGTGGACGCTGTTCGCGCACGTGGCGGGCTACTTCGAGGCCGAGCACATGAAGGACGACGCATGGCGCGGGGAGCCCCACTACCACCACGGCCCCTCGGTGCGCGGACGGATCAGGCCCGCGACCGCCGAGTGGATCAGCTTCCTGAAGCACCACGGGTACGGCGTGACGGAGGTCGAGGCGGAGACGGTGGCCACCGCCGAGCAGGAGGCCGAGGCCGAGGCCGAGCGCAGGGCCGAGCAGGAGCGGCAGCGCGAGGAGCGGGAAGCGGCCAGGGCCGCGCGGCAGGCCGAGAACCCCGCCCCCGACGAGGACGAGGAGTCCGGCGACGACGGCGACGACGGTGAAGAGGACTACCAGTACGACGACACGGATGAGGAGTACGAGGAACCGGCCGGGGCGGTAGAGAACGCGGACCCCGAGGCCGAGGACGAGACGGACGCGGGGCCGGACGAGGCGGAGGGGCGCGGGCACGCGCCCGCCGAGGACGGCCAGGAGGACGGCGAGCGGGAGTAACAGCGGCACCGGGCAGGCCCGTTCCTTGACGGGCCTGCCCCGGCCGGGGCGGCGGTTGGCACCGCCGCCCCGGCCCTCGAAACCCATCACGCACGAGGAGAGCGCACCATGACAGACGTTCGTATCGACCCCCACACCGACACGGCCGGGGACCGGCTGATCCGCACGCTCGAAGCCCACGGGCTGACGGCCCGCACCGGCACCGATGTCCACACCGGCACCGACATGGTCACCGTCGACATCGCGGGCGGGCCCGAAATCTGGATCGCGGACCGCACCGGCCACACCGACAGCCCCGTGGACGCCCACCCCGGATGGGTCGCGGTCTACCGGCCGCACGCCGACCTCAGCGACGAGGGAGAGACCGAGGTCTACCGGTCCGAGGGAGCAAGCGGCTTCACCCAGGACACCGCCGCTCTGGTGGTCGCGGTCGTCCAGTGCGCCGCCGCCCGCAGCCTGGCCGCCGCGTGACGGCCCCCGTCCACGACGCCCGAGCGCTGGCCCACCTGGCCCGCCAAGACGCCGGGCCGCCCCCGGCAGAGGCCGAGGAACGCGCCGACTGGCGCGCGGAGCTGCGCGCGGCCCACGACGACTACCGCGCCGGCCGCGCCATTGCGGTCGGCGTCGACCGGCTCGACACGGTCCGGCGCGCGGTCCGGGCCGGACGCTACGACGCCCGAGACCACCAGGACCTCACGGAGGCCCTGGCCGCCGTGGAACACGGCTGCATGTCCTCCTGGCGCACCACCCCTTACGGGCTGGTCTGGATCGACAACGAGTTCTGAACTGCCCCGGCCGGGGCGGCGGATGGCACCGCCGCCCCGGCCCCGCTCGAAACCCACCACCCCGAGAACGAGGAGATCACCCATGACGGACGCTCAAGAACGCACGGCCCGCGACCTGCTGAGCGAGGCACTCCAGGCGGAAGGGCACACCATCGGCGGGGAGGCGTGGCTGGGCAGCGGCTGTTTCGTTCTGACGGTCCAGGTCGCCGGTCCGGCCCAGCTCTGGATCAGTGACGCCGACGCCCAGCTCGACTATCCGCCTGCCGAGCACACCGGTTGGACCGCGTTCTACCACTCCCATGGCCTGGACACCGAGGAGGACGCTCCCGAGGTCTACCGGTCCACCGACACCGACTGTGCGGCGGACACCGCGAATCTCGTGCGGATCGTCAACGCCTACGTGGCCGCCGCCACGGCGTAGCCGGAACGCAGACCGGCGACCGCCCTGCCATAAGGCAGGACCCCCCACACAAGTGCGGCAGGCTGGCGCGGTCGCCGGTCTTCTCGAAACCCGTACCGCGCGTGGTGGCGACATCCCCAGAAGGGGGCGCTACTTCCACGCGGAACGAGAGAACACCAGGGTAGCGGGTCCAGGCCAGGGGACGAAAAGAGATCAGAAAAGCGCCCCCAGTGCTTCCGATTCGGGTGAAAGCTGGTATTGTTGTTCTTGTTGGAAGGGGATGGCACCCCGACTAGCACCACCACTCGAAACCCGTACGGAAGAGGCAACCGATGGCTTCCACCCTGGAACTCTCCGAGGCCGCGCTGACCGGTCTGCGCGACTACCTCATGGCCACCGCCGCCGACGAGGACAAGGCCCCGCTGGAGGAACTGGACGGACTCAGCGACACCGTCCTCGCGGCCTACTGGCACGGCTACGTCGAGGCCAGCAAGGCCGGACGCGACGGGCAGGCACTGCACGCGGCCGCGCTCAGCAAGGCACTCGCCGCGCCGCTCGGCGCGGTCTGCGCCGAGACCGGCGCACTGCGCGCCGCCCTCGCCCAGTCCTTCCAGTAACCCGACCCGGCCGGGCGGCGGATGGCACCGCCGCCCGGCCCCTCGAAATCCGCCCCGTTCAGCCAGAGAGAGGCCCCCGATGACCACCCCCTCCCCAGACGTCGAAGCCGGCCCCGCGAAGACCCGCACCATCGACGAGCCCGAGATCGACAAGCGCAGCGCCGAATCCCCCTACTTCGGACGGTTCACCTGCGACGTCTGCGGCGACGACTTCGCCGTCCACCGTTCGCTCACCGTCGAAGAGCGCGAGTTCACCGACATCGAGACCCGCGCGACGTGGTCCGGCCTGATCGTGGTCGCCTGCGACCGCAGCTAACAGCACCCGACCCACCCGGGGCGGCGGATGGCACCGCCGCCCCGGCCCCCTCGAAACCCGACGCAAGGAGAAGCCCGACCATGACCCTCCCCAGCGACCTGCCGAACCCCGACGGCAACGCCGAGACCGCCCGCTCCCGCCGTGACCTCCTGGTCGCCCGGCACGACGGCCGGATGTTCACCGAGACCATCGGCCGCCCCCTGCTCCGCGCCCAGCAGACCGCGCAGACCTACCGGGCGGCCGCCGATCACGCCGAGCTCGACCGGTGCGGAGCTCCCGATCGCGTCTGGCTCAGGGGCCAGTCGGCCCTGTGCCACCACCGCGCCCGCATCGCGGCCGACGAGGCCGCCCTGGCCACCGAGCGGACGCAGCCGGGCCAGGCCGCCGCGTGGGCCGCCCTGGCCGACCGCTACGCGACGGCGGCCCGCCACCTCGCCCGCCCCGCACCGGTCCGGGCCGCAGAGATCACCAACCTCCGCGTCGCCGCCGATGCGCTGGAGGCCCTGATGACCCCCGTGATCCCGGCGCAGCCCGCCGCCCCCCTGTCCTGCATCGCCCTGTTCAGCGTCGACAGCGGTCGCCAGGCGCTCGACAGCGCCCGACGCGGTAACGGGCCGGTGCTCAGGCACGTGAACACGGTGGAGGTGGAGCTGCTGCTGTTCGCCGCGTACGCCCAGGGGCAGGCCGAGACCGGCTACCACATCGCCACACAGGCCGTCCGTGCGCTCGACCGCGCCCGCAAGACCGCGCCCGAGGACGAGGCCGAAGCCATGGACCCGCAGGCCCTGGCCACCGCCTTCGAGCTGAGCGAGCAGGCCCTGGACGCGGCCGAGGCCGCCACCCCGCCCGCGCCGTAGAACCCGAGCCCGGCCGGGACGGCCGCACCGCCGCCGTCCCGGCCCCGGACCCCCAGGAGAGCCCTGCCCGATGCCCCAGCCCCATCCCGAGGCGCACGAAGGAACGCCCGCCACGCTGTACGAAAGCCTGCTGACGCGCCCCTTCTACCTGCCGGGTGCGCACCTGCCCGACTCAGCCGGCCCCGTCTGGACCTGCTGGACATGCACCACACCGTGGCCGTGCGCCACCGCCCAGCCGTACCTCCGGGCCGGACAGTGCAGCACGCGCAGCGCGACGACCCAGTGGAAGCCGTGCGGCGCGACGACCCAGTGGGAGCGGAACGGCCCCCGACGCTGGCACGTCGGCCCAGACTGCTACACCCGCAAGGATGCCCTGAACGCGCTGGCCGAGGAACTCCACCAGCAGCGCATGGCGAACCCCACCTACCCGCCCAGCCACTACTACCCGGAGAAACCCCGCCGCCGCCGACGCCAGCGCCCGCCGTACGACCACACCCCCATGGGGCCGGGCGACATCCAGCCCGGCACCTGGCTATGGGTCATCCCCGGCGGACTCCACCCCGGATGGGGCGACATCCACCGACTCGCCATGCTCACCGCACTCGGCACGCCGTACTGCGAGGTCTGGATGGACGACACCACCGTTCACCGCGTCCGATCCGAGAAGCTGATCGTCACCGACGCCGGACGCCAGGCCGCCCACGCCGCAGGGCTCACCACCCTCCGGCAGGCGAGCGGGCCCCGACCGCGCCCCCTGCTCCCCGAATGGCGATGGGTCGACTGGACCCTGGCCGAGCACATCGCCCACCAGGAGCACGCCGCCCCCACAACTGAGCCAGCCGAACAGCCCGTCCAGGACGAGCTGTTCACCGTCGCCTGACGGACTACCCCGGCCCGGAACGACCATCGTTCCGGGCCGGAGGTATGTCCGCGTCCGGCGCGGCGACGGCGCCGACGGGCCGATGAGGGCGAGGGAACCGCGGAGGCCGTCGGCGCCACCGTCGTGCGCGCCGGCCTGCCGGAGAACGCGCGGCGAGTGCGCCCGCCGTGGAGCGGCACCCGGCCTCCGGCCGGATGCGAGGGGCGCTCTCGCGCCACCCCCTCGCGCACCCCCGGCGCCCGTGGCCGGCCCCGGTGGCACGGCAGCGGGAACCAGGGTGTGACGGCCGCTCGTACCTCACGGCCAGGCCAGGATGCGCGACGGGGCGCTTTCCTCGTGGTCGCCGCCGCGACGGGGGACCTCCAAGTCGGGGCCGGGGCGGCGGCGACCTCGAGGACGCTCCGCCCGGCGGGGCCCCTGGAGCTACTCGTCGTACGGCACCCGTCCTTCGGTCGGGTACTGGGGGCTCCTCGCCCCCAGACCCCTCGCCAGCGCCAAGGGCGCGCTGGACCGCCCAGGTGGACAAGCAACAGGCCCCGGGCATCGCGGGGTTGTCCCGCGGCCTGCGGGCCGGTGGTGAAGGTGCGGGTGGTTGCCCGCGGCGTGGCCGTCGGTGGGGGGTCTCATCGCACCTTCGGTGCGATCCGGCCGTGCGCCGCAGTCGTCGGGCGTGGCCGCC
Proteins encoded in this window:
- a CDS encoding DUF6573 family protein yields the protein MTGTVTTRARAIETGALIEADPGIAAEVEFPAPVAMTEAVYADCIAVPDTYRWDTGIRLDDAEREWDLLITASRAIKAAAGSGRPPRLAFSLYRVPVDGLSRDPQRVTLVAEASPGDNGERVITIMRPSEHLPQ
- a CDS encoding ParB/RepB/Spo0J family partition protein, with the translated sequence MTVTQTEQTEQTPENEAAEPAVFGRLVAIDPLDFDPDGGTEKLVIVDPYNHRKKREEGDTTEPDAALIASVEEVGVQQAIILRPQEGERDGQLGIVIGQRRTLAAFRVASAAAQEGREYRKIPAIIRDDLRGVDDEALTVSMVENLHRRQASAQDDVDAAEQLALLVKAKKVPKARKRSLAAAIGRTEEELDAAHKVAQMDAETLEDLRDEEIEFDWVELGDYDEVKDVSNAQVTLMRAKAKDEQEGNAKRGAWKTAMQELRAKKARTERIETLKAELAEKKVNTVHWVWNWSYSPARPLEELVSGIGMPMSEQGHSETCEGHAATIDPDAAEVVWLCVDWKKHGHRIAGAAQGDDSDSEPDEEADAKAEAVREERRRVKVNNLAWRTAREGREAHIADMCKDKGEAPADVKDLIMRTLLVSDGHYVHYVGSQEHGAMLAKFLGDERLTRQPKDVITSLLKKTASKRYWWTLFAHVAGYFEAEHMKDDAWRGEPHYHHGPSVRGRIRPATAEWISFLKHHGYGVTEVEAETVATAEQEAEAEAERRAEQERQREEREAARAARQAENPAPDEDEESGDDGDDGEEDYQYDDTDEEYEEPAGAVENADPEAEDETDAGPDEAEGRGHAPAEDGQEDGERE